A region of Paralichthys olivaceus isolate ysfri-2021 chromosome 24, ASM2471397v2, whole genome shotgun sequence DNA encodes the following proteins:
- the LOC109645160 gene encoding carboxy-terminal domain RNA polymerase II polypeptide A small phosphatase 1-like isoform X1 — MDPSSVITQVNREEEASRAAAERGSSPSLSTKKPRSGGLFSSLFCCLCRDQPQPPPVNNNAPLLVEENGTVSKVKPLLPPVKSKDSGKICVVIDLDETLVHSSFKPVNNADFIIPVDIEGTVHQVYVLKRPHVDEFLKRMGELFECVLFTASLAKYADPVSDLLDKWGAFRCRLFRESCVFHRGNYVKDLSRLGRDLNKVIIVDNSPASYVFHPDNAVPVASWFDDMSDTELLDLIPFFERLSKVDSVYTVLKHQGTAS; from the exons ATGGATCCGAGCTCAGTCATCACACAAGTGAACCGGGAGGAAGAGGCGAGCAGAGCCGCAGCGGAGCGAG gttcttctccgtctctctccacCAAGAAGCCGAGGAGCGGAGGCCTCTTCTCCAGCCTGTTCTGCTGCCTCTGTCGGGACCAGCCCCAACCCCCCCCAGTCAACAACAACGCCCCCCTGCTGGTGGAGGAGAACGGCACCGTCTCCAAG GTGAAGCCGCTGCTGCCGCCGGTGAAGTCAAAAGACTCTGGAAAGATCTGTGTGGTCATAGATCTGGACGAGACGTTAGTCCACAGCTCCTTTAAG CCTGTGAACAACGCAGATTTCATCATTCCTGTGGATATAGAAGGAACCGTGCACCAG gtgtacGTCCTGAAGCGACCACACGTTGACGAGTTCCTCAAAAGGATGGGAGAGCTGTTCGAGTGCGTCCTGTTCACCGCCAGTTTAGCCAAG TACGCAGACCCTGTTTCTGACCTCCTGGACAAGTGGGGCGCCTTCCGCTGTCGCCTCTTCAGAGAGTCCTGTGTTTTCCACAGAGGAAACTACGTGAAGGATCTGAGTCGCTTGGGTCGCGACCTGAACAAGGTCATCATTGTGGACAACTCCCCCGCTTCCTACGTCTTCCACCCCGACAACGCA GTGCCTGTGGCGTCATGGTTCGACGACATGTCCGACACCGAGCTGCTGGACCTCATCCCGTTCTTCGAGAGGCTGAGCAAAGTGGACAGCGTCTACACGGTCCTCAAGCACCAAGGCACGGCGAGCTAA
- the LOC109645160 gene encoding carboxy-terminal domain RNA polymerase II polypeptide A small phosphatase 1-like isoform X2, whose amino-acid sequence MDPSSVITQVNREEEASRAAAERGSSPSLSTKKPRSGGLFSSLFCCLCRDQPQPPPVNNNAPLLVEENGTVSKVKPLLPPVKSKDSGKICVVIDLDETLVHSSFKVYVLKRPHVDEFLKRMGELFECVLFTASLAKYADPVSDLLDKWGAFRCRLFRESCVFHRGNYVKDLSRLGRDLNKVIIVDNSPASYVFHPDNAVPVASWFDDMSDTELLDLIPFFERLSKVDSVYTVLKHQGTAS is encoded by the exons ATGGATCCGAGCTCAGTCATCACACAAGTGAACCGGGAGGAAGAGGCGAGCAGAGCCGCAGCGGAGCGAG gttcttctccgtctctctccacCAAGAAGCCGAGGAGCGGAGGCCTCTTCTCCAGCCTGTTCTGCTGCCTCTGTCGGGACCAGCCCCAACCCCCCCCAGTCAACAACAACGCCCCCCTGCTGGTGGAGGAGAACGGCACCGTCTCCAAG GTGAAGCCGCTGCTGCCGCCGGTGAAGTCAAAAGACTCTGGAAAGATCTGTGTGGTCATAGATCTGGACGAGACGTTAGTCCACAGCTCCTTTAAG gtgtacGTCCTGAAGCGACCACACGTTGACGAGTTCCTCAAAAGGATGGGAGAGCTGTTCGAGTGCGTCCTGTTCACCGCCAGTTTAGCCAAG TACGCAGACCCTGTTTCTGACCTCCTGGACAAGTGGGGCGCCTTCCGCTGTCGCCTCTTCAGAGAGTCCTGTGTTTTCCACAGAGGAAACTACGTGAAGGATCTGAGTCGCTTGGGTCGCGACCTGAACAAGGTCATCATTGTGGACAACTCCCCCGCTTCCTACGTCTTCCACCCCGACAACGCA GTGCCTGTGGCGTCATGGTTCGACGACATGTCCGACACCGAGCTGCTGGACCTCATCCCGTTCTTCGAGAGGCTGAGCAAAGTGGACAGCGTCTACACGGTCCTCAAGCACCAAGGCACGGCGAGCTAA